TGGTCGGCTGGCGGATCGGCGCCGGCCCCGCGCCCGCAGCCCTCCACGGGCACTGGGACGTGATCGTGCACGCGGCGGCCTCCACCCGGTGGACGCTCAGCAGGGCCGAGGCGACCGCCGCCAACGTCGACGCGCTGCGCGCCGTCCTCGCCCTCGCGGACCGCGACACCCACGTCGTCCATCTCTCCACCGCGTACGTCGGGGGCGTCCGCAACCCGGAGGATCTGCGGGGGGCCGAGTTCGAGGGGTACCGCAACGGCTACGAGTGGTCCAAGGCGGTGTGCGAGGACGTCGTCCGGGCGGAGCACGCGGGTCCGTTGACGCTGGTGCGGCCGCCGTTGATCGTGGGGCGCAGGGGCAGCGGGGAGATCGCCAGGTTCTCCGGCCCGTACACGATCATCCAGGCGCTGGTGTCGGGGCTCGCCGCGGTGGTCGTGGGCGACCCGGCCGGGTACGCCGAGATCAGCCCGGTGGACGAGGTCGCCGCCCTGGTCGTCGGCGCGGCGCTCGGGTCGCCGCCCGCGGCGCCGCGCACCGAGGTGCTGGCGGCCGGGCGGGGCGCGCTGACCCTCGACGCGCTGCTCGACGTCGTCTGCGACACCGTCAACGAGTGCCGGGCCGCGCACGGGGTTGACCCGGTGCGGCGGCCGCCGCTGGTGTCGGGCGACAGCTGGAACCGGTTCTTCCTGCCGCTCGCCGACCAGTACCTGTCGCCGTTCCAGAACCAGGCGGTGAAGCTGCTCGCCATGTTCCAGAGCTACACCAGCATGCGCGAGCCGTTCGAACCCACCCGCACGGTCGTCGACCCGGCCGGGGTGATGGCCGCGTCGGTGCGTCACTGGGCGGCCCGCAAGCCGCGGCTCGCGCTGGCCCGTCCCGAGCCGTGGACGATGCTCGCGGTCTGACCGCACACGGGCCGGTGGG
The sequence above is a segment of the Streptomyces griseoviridis genome. Coding sequences within it:
- a CDS encoding SDR family oxidoreductase is translated as MRILVTGATGVVGTEVVDQLHTAGHPVTRVARRPADASLVGWRIGAGPAPAALHGHWDVIVHAAASTRWTLSRAEATAANVDALRAVLALADRDTHVVHLSTAYVGGVRNPEDLRGAEFEGYRNGYEWSKAVCEDVVRAEHAGPLTLVRPPLIVGRRGSGEIARFSGPYTIIQALVSGLAAVVVGDPAGYAEISPVDEVAALVVGAALGSPPAAPRTEVLAAGRGALTLDALLDVVCDTVNECRAAHGVDPVRRPPLVSGDSWNRFFLPLADQYLSPFQNQAVKLLAMFQSYTSMREPFEPTRTVVDPAGVMAASVRHWAARKPRLALARPEPWTMLAV